Part of the Bacillus sp. THAF10 genome is shown below.
ATTTCACAAAACTATGATGGTGTAAACTTTCAAAAACTTGCTGAGTGGAATGAGATTCCAAATCCAGATTTAATTTATGCTGGAGATGAAATTGTTATCTATACTGCTGGAAACGCAGATGCAGTAGAAACTCCTGTTAAAGAAGAAGCGCCAGCAGAAGAAGCACCAGCTGAGGAAAAACCAGCAGAAGAGGCTCCAGTAGAGGAGGAGCCAGCTGAGGAAGCGCCAGCAGAAGAAGCGTCAGCAGAAGAAGCACCAGCTGAGGAAGCGCCAGCAGAAGAAAAGCCAGCTGAGGAAGCACCAGCAGAAGAGGAAGACAATGCTGGAGAGCCGGAAGTAGCGCAAGAGCTGACAATGTCTGCAACTGCGTATACAGCAACTTGTGAAGGGTGCTCAGGTATTACATCTACTGGAATTAACTTATTAGAAAATCCTGATATGAAAGTAATTTCTGTAGACCCAGATGTTATCCCATTAGGCTCTAAAGTATGGGTAGAAGGCTACGGTGAAGCAATTGCCGGAGATACTGGTGGAGCTATCAAAGGTAACAGAATTGATATCTTTATTCCAGACAAGCAAGATGCAATCGATTTTGGAGTGCAAGAAGTACAAGTGAAAGTTTATAAATAATACGAATGAATGTAGGAGACCACTCGCTTTGGGTGGTCTCTTATATTTGTGGCAAAAGGTTTATGAGTAAGAGAACGTGGAATACAGGAAAAGAGGGAACTGGACAAACTAAAATGGGAGATTTCAATGGATAAAAGACATGTGATGATAAAATACAAGCCTATCCTTTTACCGAGCTTTCTTGTTTTATTGGGACTATGTTTTATGTTTACGGCAGGAGGGCTGTTTGCAGAACTTGCAGAGGATGTGCTGGAAAAAGAAAAGTTCCTCCTGGACGAAATAACCATCCATTATTTTGAAACAATCGAGAATAACACTCTAACATCGTTATTTACCATCATTACTGAGTTAGGTTCTATTTGGGTTATCAGCACTCTTACTATTGTGGTAGCCTTGTTTCTTTGGTTAAAAAAACATGATCGTATTCATGCGCTGTTTATCGTCATTGCCTCAGCTGGGGGTGGACTTTTTGTCGTAGTTTTAAAATATTTCTTTCAGCGCGAGCGGCCTACCATTGCAATGGAATACGATGGGAGCGGCTATAGCTTTCCAAGTGGACATGCATTAGGAAGCTTTATTCTGTATGGATTTATTGTTTATTTACTTGCTAAAGAGCAGAAACAATGGAAGTTGCGACTCCTTTTCATTGTGTTACTTTCCCTATTAATTTTAAGTATTGGCCTCAGTAGAGTGTATCTTACTGTTCATTATCCGACAGATATTTTAGCAGGCTATTCCTTAGGGTTGATTTGGTTATTGTCGTGCATTTTTGCTGCTCAGCTATGGAAGCTGCTTCGACAATAGGAAACAAAATAATAACAACAAAGAAAAATAGGACGGTAAATTTAGAGCCGTCCTATTTCATTGCGTCTTCTACCTCTTTATGAAATTTTTCTCTTAGAATTTCTCCATCCTGTGTACCGTATTCCTTTTGAAGAACGGGAATTAATCTCTCATAAAGAACGGTTTGGTGATACAAGTCTTTATCGTATTCATGGTTTAATTGTTTAACAGTTAACCCTAACGCTTCAGCATAGGCGCGCTGCTGAGGGAATTCATGTTGGTCTGGTCCATTTGAAATCCATTCATCAAGTTCCGCATCTGAAATACTAATGTTGTATTTTTCTTCAGAAACCTCCTCAAGTGCCTCGTAATAGCTTTTAGCATATTCTGCTTGCTTTGTTGCCTCTTCTTTTGTTAAATCCCGTTTATTCGTTAGTTTTTCGTCTCCAAGGGCGCGGATTACCCATTTTTCCAACCCATTATCAACATTCATGCTTTTCCCGCGCTGAACAACATCTTCAAAAATATATTTATATTCATTATAAGAAAGGTCCAACCCTTGAAACAATCCATCTAAAGGTCCGCCTTCATTACTTTCTTCTTGTTGTTGACAGCCTATTAACATAATGAAAATACAGACGATAATAATGGTATAAAGTAATTTTTTCATGAGATCACCTAATGTTTTTCTTTTATGTTACCAATTTATCAATGTATGAGCAAAAAATACGAAAACTGTTCAGGTGAAGAATGATGATAAGAGGCATCTTTTATGGGAGTGAAGCGATTTGCTAAAGGCTATCATGGCGATAATGAGTTTTTCTATAGTAGGAATTATTGGGTACCACTATGTGGATTTTGTAGATGAAGGATCTCTATTTTCCTCTACTACTCTTGCATCTGTACAGGAGATAGAGCATCTTGAGTATGAAGAATCCGTCATTTTTCAAGAAAACAAAGAAAATCAAACATTGGAAGTCTTGTCTCTCCAACACAAATATTTGAATAATGTGACTGGTTGGGGAGGAGCAGATACTGTAGACCTTCGAAACCTAAAAACTTCAGATGAATGGAAGGAATTAAAATCATCTGTCAATTGGATGAAAACAGAAGGATTTGGTCCCTCAAAAGTTCGAAATGATATGGAAAACGCAAATGCATTGATGATTCTTGTCGAGAGAGAGGATGACCGGACAGCATTGAAGTATTTACATCGCATTTTTCATGACCTGGATGTGACATTAAATGAGGTAACGGAGGATGAAGGGGAAACGAATATTTGGGGAGTAACCCAAGCACTCGGGAATAACCGAGAAATCAGAAGAATCAACAACTATTTAAAGCAAAATTTTTAGAAATAGATTACCTTGCAGAAAATTCAAATAATTTGGCGTGGATACAAGGATTTTTGACTGATTATGTAGAAGTATATTACGTAGCGAAGTGAAAGGAGAGAAGGAGGAATCCCCATCGTGAAAATCACAGAGTTTATGGGTAATAAAGTCTGTACAGTGATGATGGAGTCAGCAGGATATAAGGTGAAAATTGAGTTTATGTATACTGAATTGCATCCAGAAATTCTTGACTATAGTTTCCGAATTAGTGGTAATCCTTCCTTGCATACACGTAATAATTTAAATGAAGAAGCAGAAAAGAAAATGAATGTTTTGTTTCAGCAATTAACCCAGCATGTCAGTTAAGAGACCCTTTTTCGGGGTCTTTTTTTCTTGCACGCTGTCCTCTTTCTCAGAAAAATGAGATAATAAAGACTGTAAAGGGGGATGAAGGATGACAATAAATTTAGAGTGTATACAAAAATGGGATCGAGACGATTCCCTAAAATCTTACAGAAATGAGTTTTACATAAATGAAGGCACTATCTATATGGATGGTAACTCACTAGGTCTTTTATCTAGAAGAGCGGAACAATCCCTTCTTCAGTTTCTAGAATCATGGAAAAAACATGGTATTGATGGTTGGACCAGTGGTGAGGAGCCATGGTTCTATTTTGCTGAAAAGCTAGGAAAGTGGAGTGCACCGCTTGTTGGGGCAAAAGCGGAAGAGGTAGTTGTAACAGGTTCTACGACAACGAATCTCCATCAATTGCTAGCCACTTTTTATCAACCAGAAGGCAAAAGAACCAAGATTGTTGCAGACGAATTAAACTTTCCATCGGATATATATGCGATTCAAAGCATGTTAAAGCTTAAAGGGTTTGATCCCAAAGATCATCTAGTCAGCGTGAAGAGCCGTGACGGCTATACCATTTCTGAAGAAGACATTTTTTCAAGCTTAATGGAGGATGTTGCCCTCCTTATATTACCGACTGTTTTGTATCGTAGTGGCCAATTACTAGCAATCGAAAGAATTACAAAAGCAGCCCATGAAAAAGGGATACTCGTAGGATGGGATGGTTGTCATTCTGTTGGCGCAATCCCTCACAAATTTCATGACTGGGAAGTTGATTTTGCGTATTGGTGTAATTATAAATACCTCAATAGCGGCCCAGGTGGAGTAGGTGCATTATTTGTTCATGAAAAACATTTTGATAAATTGCCAGGTCTTACTGGTTGGTTTGGTTCAGACAAGCAAAAACAGTTTGACATGGACCACACCTTTACTAAAGCAAGTGGGAGTGGGGCATATCAAATTGGCACACCGCACATTTTTAGCATGGCCCCGTTATTAGGGTCATTAGAGATATTTGAAGAGGCGGGAATTGAAAATATCCGGAAAAAATCGTTGCATCAAACCAGTGTGTTCATGGAACTAATTCAACAAGAGTTATCAGGATACCAATTCCACATCGTAAATCCTAGAGAAGATGCTTCTCGAGGGGGACATGTAAGCCTTATGCACCCGGAAGCTGCAAGAATATGTAAAGCACTAAAGGAGCATGGTGTGGTACCTGACTATAGAAAACCTAACATCATTCGGTTAGCACCTGTTGCCCTGTATTCTACCTACGCTGATGTCTATAACACTGTACAAATATTAAAGGATATTATGACAAATAAAAAATATGAGAAATTTTCAAATGAGCGGGAAGTTGTTGCATAAGAAAGGAGCACGTGATGAAAATAATTGATATTTCGCGAACACTTGATAAGAATACGCCCACCTGGCCAGGAGACACCCCTTTTTCTTATCATGTTAAGTGGTCAAAGCAACATACAGGTTCTGTAAATGTCGGCAGTATCAATATGAGTGTCCATACTGCCACTCATGTGGATGCACCATTTCACTTTGCAGAGGATGGAGAGAAGCTGGAAGAGATCCCTTTAGAGGCCTTTGTTGGTGAAGCAGTGGTAATCGATGTGAGTAACCAGAAGGCTTTTAGTTTAGAAAATATGAAAGCTAAGCTCGCTCCTCATCAAGGGAGAAGAATTCTTTTTAAGACAAATGCTTGGGAGCATGACGATGTTTTTCCTGATACCATTCCAACGCTAGATAAAGAGGTAGTGGAATTCTTGAAAAAATTAGAAATTCCACTTATTGGTCTTGACCTGCCAAGTGTGGATGTTCTGGACAGTAAGGATTTACTCATTCACCATACCCTGCATGAAGCGAGTATATTTATTTTAGAAGGGCTCCAACTCGCACATGTAGAAGAGGGGATGTATCAATTAGTGGCACTTCCGCTTAAAATAAGTGGCTCAGATGGTAGTCCTGTTCGGGCAGTCTTGTTAAAGTAACTGCCAAAATTTGCTTTCTTTCTCTCGTTTTCATAAAATAGACCTAATCCACACAGATGAGGGATGAAAATGAAAAAGTGGCAAAAATACAGTCTTGTTACGATTGGTATCGTTTTTAGTGTTGTAGCAGTTGCTTGTTTAATTTTATGGGCAACGCCTTACAAATTAGTGAATAAGGAAAGCTTGGAATCAAATGACAAAGTTTCAGTGAGTGAAAACAGCGGCTGGATTACATTTTATCCAAAAGAGGATACAGATGAAGCCGGGGTGATTTTTTATCCCGGCGGAAGAGTGGAAGCAGCTGCATACGCACCGATAGGAATGAGGGTTGCGGAGAAAGGGGTACCATTTATCATTGCAAAAATGCCCTTACATCTTGCAGTTTTAAGCTCTAATAAAGCTGACAAGATTTTTAAACAGTTCGATGACAGAGAATGGGTCCTAGCTGGTCATTCCCTAGGCGGGGCAATGGCAGCTCGATATGTTAAGAAAAATCCTGATAAGGTTGCTGGGCTTATTTTGATGGCTGCCTATCCTTCCGAAGAGGATGATTTGAGCGATTTTAAAGGAGAGGTCCTTACTCTTGAGGGACAGCTTGATGGTGTAATTGAAAAGGAGTATCTAACCGACGCCTTTGAACGCTTGCCAGTTCAAACAAATACGATCATCATCCAAGGGGGAAATCATTCGCAATTTGGGGATTATGGCCTTCAAAAGGGAGATAATGAAGCGAAAGTTTCAAAAGAAGAGCAGTGGGATAGGATCGCAGAAATGATTGTGAGGAGCTTTTAAGGCTCCTCTTTTTCTAATTTATTATTCCGGTACCAATAATTTTCACACTAACGGATGGATTTATTTTTACAGATGGATACACTTCTCTCCACTTTATTTTTTTCCAATCTTTATAGTTGTGTACTCTTAATTCTTGCCCAATCCCTAGCACATCGCTCTCTGCATCTTGTATAAGCCTAATAACCTCTTTCGCTTTATCCTCTAGTTGCTTTGCCGCTTTTTCTTCTAACCCTTTAATTTCCTTTTTATCCACTACGCCATCCCTAGGGTATTCTACCATCGAAGTAGAAAAATGAAGCGTGATGTCTACTGTAATATCAGTTGGAGAAAGTACTGTAGTGTTAATCTCTCTTTTAACTTTATTTATTCTTAGTGCCAAATAACGGTTTCTTATGTTTTCTTCTTCTGGATGTATCAACAAATTTACCTCTGCTATTTTCCCCTTTTTGTTCATTAACATCAGTAGTGACATGGATTGTTCTTCATCTAGCTGTACCCCTGTATATGCCTTCTCTTTAAATAAACCCATGCCTAAAACTTCAATATCATTCGACTCAATTTTTTTTATAACCGGCAAGGAAAAGTCGACATCTGGATCAAACATAATAGGGCAAACCGTTTGAATGGAGTGGTTTTCCACAATCGTGTTGTTTTCAGCGGTTTGAAGAATATCTGTGATTGCTTCTGTTAAGAGCGTTTCTTTTACTGTTTTCATTTTAATAATATCCTCTGATTTTCCGTCCGTTATCATTAACATTGCTCCTAGGGGAGACTTGGGATCGCGGTACATGATATCGAGAATAGAATAAATGTCCTCTTTTGCCAAATCAGCTCCCATCATAAATGCCCTTGTTTTACTAGGTGAAAATTCACCCGGAATTCTTCTATCTAGAGATAATCTCGTATCTCTCAATGTAACGCCTTCTCCTTTAATTACTGCAATTGTTGCCTCTCCTGGTTTTCCACCGATACTAAGTTTTTTCGTTTCTCTTACGGCGATATGAGAAACAACTTCTCCATTGTTTCCTTTATCAAAGCCAATGGTAAAAACTAGTTTTAAGTCCTTTAACAGTCTTTGATCCCAGCATCCAGTCAACAAAACCACAGAAAGAATAGTCATCATGAAACAATAAAGCTTACGACGGTGAGACATTATGATCCTTCTCCTTCCTAACTAATTTTCTAATCATGCCAATAAGTAAGAGGAGTAATGGTAAACCAAAAGCAAACCAAAGGACAACATTTTGAAACACTTGTCCGATTTCGTCTACTAAAAATTGGTCACGTAAAAAGAAGCTAGATAAAAATATTGGGATAACAATGATAAACACAAATGGGGAGTGGGTATCTCGTTTAAAAAGCTCTTTAAGGCCTACACTAGCCTGAAAAAGGTAGATGATAAAAGTATTGGTCATCGGTATCACCCATATGGAAAGAAAAATCAAGTCAAGGCGCTCTAATACTTCAAAGGAGATGGCCTTTAACATATAGAGAACAGGCTCTGGAACAAGAGGCAATTCTTCTGGACTAAAATATATGAGGCTTGTAAATACAAGAAACGTATAAATAGCCATGGTGGTTAGGTTTGCTAAACTCATCGTTTTTAGTGTCTTCTTTTTGTCCGATACGCAAAAATAAATAACAAGAAGCACTTCAAAACCGGCCAAAGCAATTAAGACTTCTTTCATGCCAATAAAAATATCCAACCAACTCGTTTGCTTTATCGGGAGAATATAGTTGATATTTACGTCTTGGTAAACAGTCAGTACAAGAATAATAAAGAAGATGATAATCCCTGTAGATAGGCTGAAAAAACGGGCAATCATCAAAATATTATCAGTGGCTAAATAAACTGCAACGATAATAATGAACAAATAGATTACCCAATAAGGCGTGAGAGGTAATATCCACTTGGTTATTAATTCAGTTTGTAAAACAGCTACAAGGCTTGCTAGGGCTGTAAAATAAAGAATGTAGGCAAGGGTGAGTATATTACCAACAAACTTACCCAGTAAAGCACGTAATGTTTGAAAAAGATTTTTTTCTGGGAACATGCGCGCAAGTTTTACTATGATGAAAATCCATATTTGTAAAACAAACCCTGCAAGTATAGTGGATATCCATCCGTCTCCTTTTGCAGTAGTATGGACAGCAAAAGGTAAGGAAAGGACTCCAACTCCAATTTGTGTTTGAATTATAAGGAAAAATAGTTGTCCTTGACTGATACTTCTTTCCATTACCTTTTGCATCGTTTAGTCCCGTTATCCTTTCGTTTTTCGTCTCTTCTTTGGTTGCGTATCTCTTGGTCTGAGAGTAAATGTTGGAGCAGGTGCCCTGATTATTGTGTCTTTTAATTCATTCCATGACAAAGTACTAAGTGGCGAGAAATAAGGGGTTCCAAACGATTCCAGTTTGCACAAATGAATTAGTACATACATTAAAAAGAAGCTGATTCCAATAAAACCAAGCATTGATGCAAGCAACATGAAAGGAAAGCCGAGAAGCCTTATGGCAGATCCCATTTCCGTTATAGGAACAATAAAAGAGGAGATAGCAGTTATAGCGACAACAATAATCATTGTATTAGATACAAGATTCGCTTCTACTACGGCTGTCCCGATTACAAGACCACCAACCACACCAATCGTTTGTGAAATCCGACTTGGAAGTCTTAATGATGCCTCTCTTAATATTTCAAGCGTGATTTGCATGGCAAAAGCCTCAATTAAAGGTGGATAAGGCACATATTCAAGTGATGACTTAATGGAAAATACTATTTCTGTTGGTAAAATTTCATAGTGAAAAGATACAATTGCAATATATAGTGCTGGTAGCATGACAGTAATTAAAAAACCAAAAATACGAAGAAAACGAATGAATGATCCGAAGTAGGGCCTGTTGTTATAATCATCAGGTGATTGAAAAAAGGTAAAGAAGGTGGATGGGGCAATCAATGCACCTGGGCTACTATCAGCTATGATGGCCACTCTCCCATCCATAAGATTGGCAGCTGTTCGATCTGCACGTTCTGTGCTTAACATGGTTGGAAATATGGAAGTATTTGAACTGATAAATTCTTCTAAATGCCCAGGGGCCATCACATAGTCTATATCTATACTCAATAACTTCTCCTGGATTTTTTGTACGGTCGATGTATTAGCAATATGGTCTAAATAAATCATTGCAACTTTTGTGTTGGATTCTGTCCCTATTGTAAAGTACTTTATCTTTAGTTTAGGGTTTTGGAGCCGCTTGCGAATAAGAGAAATGTTAGTGGAAAGTGACTCAATAAAACCATCATGAGAACCACGAATTACCCCCTCAGATGCTGGTTCTTTTATGCTTCGCGATTCAAAAGCGGCAGCCTCAAACACTAAGAGTAAATCAGTTCCCCTCTTAAGTAACACACAGTTTCCGTTTAATAGGCGACTAGTAATTTCTTTCACACTATTAGATTCAGTGACGAAGGTTTCTGTCCTTTTACTTTTTTCATCAGAGCTATTCATTATGTGAAGAGGTTTAATCACGCGTTGTTCTATTGTCTTCTTATCAACAATAGATTCTATGTATACTAAGAATGCGTCTTCTCCGTTAATTGGTGTATAGTCTATGATAAAGTCCTCAGAATAAACAAATACCTCCCTAAGCTGTAAGAGATTTTCTTCTAAGCTATTTGTAAAAACTAAGGTCTCTTTATCCATGAAACATACACCTCCTCTTCTAAGCTTTATTCTCCTTTAGGTAGGTGGTAATTATTCATTTACTGGGTAATGTTTTGCCCATCAAAAGGCTCAAAAAAAAAGCACAACCCTTTTGCTAGGGTTATGCTCTCTCACGTTCTCTTGATCCACTATATTCTTTTACTTTTTCTTCATCTTTGCTATTTTCAAAATGCAATGTACGTGTTGGGAATGCCACAACGACATTTTCTTCTTCTAGTATTTCCATGATTTTGAAGTTAATATCCTCTTTCACTTGAAGATACTCGCTCCACATTACAGATTTTGTGAAGAAATATAAAAATATATCTAAGCTGCTAGCACCAAAGGTATCAAAGCGAACCATGATGGTTTCTTGGTCAATATCAACATGACTGCGGAGGAGATTTTCGATTCTGCGAACAACTCTCTCCAGGCTTGCCCTTGATGTATCATATTGCACTCCAAGTTTAAATGTGATTTGTCGTTTCCCCATTTTTGACCAGTTCGTAATCGGTTCGTTAGAAAGCGTGGAATTCGGAACGGTTACGACGGCCTGTGCGAAAGTGCGAATTTGCGTGCTTCGGAAGGTAATATCCTCAACAACCCCTTCTACACTAGGTGTTTTAATCCAATCTCCAATAGTAAATGGCTTTTCGGTAACAATAATGACTCCACCTAACAAATTCTTGATGGATTCCTGAGCAGCCAAAGCAAACGCTAAACCTCCAAGCCCCAACCCAGCAACAATTCCACCAACATCGTATTCCCACACACTAAGGATTATACTAATAGATAGTGCAAGGAGGATAAACCGCAGCACTTTAGTAACAAAAGGCATGACGATTTTGTCCACTTCTACTTCGAGACGATGTGTAAGGTTAGAAAATAAATTGGATGAATAAGGAATAAAGTTATATAAACCCCAAGAAACCAATCCAATGACAACAGAGCGCATAATTCTACCTAATGTTACAGGCTCCATTATGGAAAAAGGTGCTGCTTTTAAAGCAAAGAATAAACCTAGAATAACAAAAAACATCCGAACAGGTTTGTTAAAAGAAAGAACAATATACGTAAATAAGTCAGTCGGTGTCTTTTGAGAAATTGCCAAAATTCCTTTGAAAAAATACTTCGTAAAGAGTTTTCTCCATAACAGGAATAACAGGAGAATAACCAGTGCTCCTCCAAGGTCAATCCAAAAGCCCATGTCTGTCCAAAAATCTGCAGTAGCAAAATCCATGAACCCATTTATAATATCATTCAAAATGGAAACCTCCTATGAGCAGTGAATTCTATCATAAAAGCTCTTTTCAAAAAGATTGTTGCTTTTAACCAGAAAAGTCCGCTTTATGACTTTTTCCAATCTTAGAGCTAAGAAAAATTACCACGTGTATAAAACTTCTCCAAGAAAGAGCACGACACCAACGTTGATGACGGGTGTCTTAAAGATACGCAGTAGCAACAAACTTTGTGATAACAGCCATCATAAAACATAATATTACTATGGAATAGATAATAATTCAATGAATAACAAAGGAGGGAGAAAAATATAGTTATACATAGAAAATGAATTTCTTTAAAGAGGGGATGCGTGTGGAGAACGATAAGAACAAACATGTCATTCATACAAAGAAGGTGTTTGATAAACGACATGTGACGACAGGTATCCAAATTCAAGTACCAGTGACTGTTGAAAGAAAAATAGCAGATGTAGAGACGTATCAATATAATGCCATTGCAGCAGGTGAAAAAAGGATATATACAAGTAAAGATGAGTTAACGGAATATGGTTCTAAAGGTATTCTTAGTTCAGAGGAATATTCCTATGCAAATCTCTTTGTCAATGGTGTTTTACAACCGTGTGTCACCTATGCTCTTGAAAAAGATAAGCTAGAACTGAAAACAGAGGACGTCCCACTCCCAGGCTCTCCGATTATCATTCAATTTATTACCATTTATAACAACAAGTAAAAAAGGGTTCTCCCTTGTTGTTGGTGAAGAACCCTTATGTTACTTTATGTGGTTATCGTTGTATTCACTGATGGACTGTAGTTAGCAACTTCTAGTACGATTGGAGTATTACTTAAAATCGGATCAGACCCTGCAGGTACAGCAATATCTAAAGATCCCGTAAGTGGTGCGCCAGGAGTATAGGTTGATACAGCTTCCATTTGCAACACCC
Proteins encoded:
- a CDS encoding 3D domain-containing protein encodes the protein MKKTMVSLVTAAALAGTFSLGSNASAAEVTVKKGDTLWDIAKANNITVDEIKEWNGLSNNVIHPQDQLKVALSERYKIEKGDTLWGISQNYDGVNFQKLAEWNEIPNPDLIYAGDEIVIYTAGNADAVETPVKEEAPAEEAPAEEKPAEEAPVEEEPAEEAPAEEASAEEAPAEEAPAEEKPAEEAPAEEEDNAGEPEVAQELTMSATAYTATCEGCSGITSTGINLLENPDMKVISVDPDVIPLGSKVWVEGYGEAIAGDTGGAIKGNRIDIFIPDKQDAIDFGVQEVQVKVYK
- a CDS encoding phosphatase PAP2 family protein, whose product is MDKRHVMIKYKPILLPSFLVLLGLCFMFTAGGLFAELAEDVLEKEKFLLDEITIHYFETIENNTLTSLFTIITELGSIWVISTLTIVVALFLWLKKHDRIHALFIVIASAGGGLFVVVLKYFFQRERPTIAMEYDGSGYSFPSGHALGSFILYGFIVYLLAKEQKQWKLRLLFIVLLSLLILSIGLSRVYLTVHYPTDILAGYSLGLIWLLSCIFAAQLWKLLRQ
- the kynU gene encoding kynureninase, giving the protein MTINLECIQKWDRDDSLKSYRNEFYINEGTIYMDGNSLGLLSRRAEQSLLQFLESWKKHGIDGWTSGEEPWFYFAEKLGKWSAPLVGAKAEEVVVTGSTTTNLHQLLATFYQPEGKRTKIVADELNFPSDIYAIQSMLKLKGFDPKDHLVSVKSRDGYTISEEDIFSSLMEDVALLILPTVLYRSGQLLAIERITKAAHEKGILVGWDGCHSVGAIPHKFHDWEVDFAYWCNYKYLNSGPGGVGALFVHEKHFDKLPGLTGWFGSDKQKQFDMDHTFTKASGSGAYQIGTPHIFSMAPLLGSLEIFEEAGIENIRKKSLHQTSVFMELIQQELSGYQFHIVNPREDASRGGHVSLMHPEAARICKALKEHGVVPDYRKPNIIRLAPVALYSTYADVYNTVQILKDIMTNKKYEKFSNEREVVA
- the kynB gene encoding arylformamidase codes for the protein MKIIDISRTLDKNTPTWPGDTPFSYHVKWSKQHTGSVNVGSINMSVHTATHVDAPFHFAEDGEKLEEIPLEAFVGEAVVIDVSNQKAFSLENMKAKLAPHQGRRILFKTNAWEHDDVFPDTIPTLDKEVVEFLKKLEIPLIGLDLPSVDVLDSKDLLIHHTLHEASIFILEGLQLAHVEEGMYQLVALPLKISGSDGSPVRAVLLK
- a CDS encoding alpha/beta fold hydrolase — its product is MKKWQKYSLVTIGIVFSVVAVACLILWATPYKLVNKESLESNDKVSVSENSGWITFYPKEDTDEAGVIFYPGGRVEAAAYAPIGMRVAEKGVPFIIAKMPLHLAVLSSNKADKIFKQFDDREWVLAGHSLGGAMAARYVKKNPDKVAGLILMAAYPSEEDDLSDFKGEVLTLEGQLDGVIEKEYLTDAFERLPVQTNTIIIQGGNHSQFGDYGLQKGDNEAKVSKEEQWDRIAEMIVRSF
- a CDS encoding Ger(x)C family spore germination protein; this translates as MSHRRKLYCFMMTILSVVLLTGCWDQRLLKDLKLVFTIGFDKGNNGEVVSHIAVRETKKLSIGGKPGEATIAVIKGEGVTLRDTRLSLDRRIPGEFSPSKTRAFMMGADLAKEDIYSILDIMYRDPKSPLGAMLMITDGKSEDIIKMKTVKETLLTEAITDILQTAENNTIVENHSIQTVCPIMFDPDVDFSLPVIKKIESNDIEVLGMGLFKEKAYTGVQLDEEQSMSLLMLMNKKGKIAEVNLLIHPEEENIRNRYLALRINKVKREINTTVLSPTDITVDITLHFSTSMVEYPRDGVVDKKEIKGLEEKAAKQLEDKAKEVIRLIQDAESDVLGIGQELRVHNYKDWKKIKWREVYPSVKINPSVSVKIIGTGIIN
- a CDS encoding endospore germination permease, with protein sequence MQKVMERSISQGQLFFLIIQTQIGVGVLSLPFAVHTTAKGDGWISTILAGFVLQIWIFIIVKLARMFPEKNLFQTLRALLGKFVGNILTLAYILYFTALASLVAVLQTELITKWILPLTPYWVIYLFIIIVAVYLATDNILMIARFFSLSTGIIIFFIILVLTVYQDVNINYILPIKQTSWLDIFIGMKEVLIALAGFEVLLVIYFCVSDKKKTLKTMSLANLTTMAIYTFLVFTSLIYFSPEELPLVPEPVLYMLKAISFEVLERLDLIFLSIWVIPMTNTFIIYLFQASVGLKELFKRDTHSPFVFIIVIPIFLSSFFLRDQFLVDEIGQVFQNVVLWFAFGLPLLLLLIGMIRKLVRKEKDHNVSPS
- a CDS encoding spore germination protein, with amino-acid sequence MDKETLVFTNSLEENLLQLREVFVYSEDFIIDYTPINGEDAFLVYIESIVDKKTIEQRVIKPLHIMNSSDEKSKRTETFVTESNSVKEITSRLLNGNCVLLKRGTDLLLVFEAAAFESRSIKEPASEGVIRGSHDGFIESLSTNISLIRKRLQNPKLKIKYFTIGTESNTKVAMIYLDHIANTSTVQKIQEKLLSIDIDYVMAPGHLEEFISSNTSIFPTMLSTERADRTAANLMDGRVAIIADSSPGALIAPSTFFTFFQSPDDYNNRPYFGSFIRFLRIFGFLITVMLPALYIAIVSFHYEILPTEIVFSIKSSLEYVPYPPLIEAFAMQITLEILREASLRLPSRISQTIGVVGGLVIGTAVVEANLVSNTMIIVVAITAISSFIVPITEMGSAIRLLGFPFMLLASMLGFIGISFFLMYVLIHLCKLESFGTPYFSPLSTLSWNELKDTIIRAPAPTFTLRPRDTQPKKRRKTKG
- a CDS encoding mechanosensitive ion channel family protein, whose amino-acid sequence is MNDIINGFMDFATADFWTDMGFWIDLGGALVILLLFLLWRKLFTKYFFKGILAISQKTPTDLFTYIVLSFNKPVRMFFVILGLFFALKAAPFSIMEPVTLGRIMRSVVIGLVSWGLYNFIPYSSNLFSNLTHRLEVEVDKIVMPFVTKVLRFILLALSISIILSVWEYDVGGIVAGLGLGGLAFALAAQESIKNLLGGVIIVTEKPFTIGDWIKTPSVEGVVEDITFRSTQIRTFAQAVVTVPNSTLSNEPITNWSKMGKRQITFKLGVQYDTSRASLERVVRRIENLLRSHVDIDQETIMVRFDTFGASSLDIFLYFFTKSVMWSEYLQVKEDINFKIMEILEEENVVVAFPTRTLHFENSKDEEKVKEYSGSRERERA
- a CDS encoding DUF4183 domain-containing protein produces the protein MNFFKEGMRVENDKNKHVIHTKKVFDKRHVTTGIQIQVPVTVERKIADVETYQYNAIAAGEKRIYTSKDELTEYGSKGILSSEEYSYANLFVNGVLQPCVTYALEKDKLELKTEDVPLPGSPIIIQFITIYNNK